The DNA segment GGGCGACCGTGTGGAGTTTGAACTAGAACCAAATTCGGACAACGGCATCATCAATAAGCTATACGACAGACGGAATTACATCATCCGAAAATCGATTAACCTGTCTAAACAGGCCCAGATCATTGCGGCCAATATGGACCAGGCTTTTTTAGTGGTTACGCTGGCTTCTCCCCGTACTTCACTGGGTTTTATCGATCGTTTTCTGGCCACTGCCGAGGCTTATGATATCCCTGCTATGCTGATATTTAACAAGCTTGACCTTTTTCATGAAGAAGGGCTGGAAATACTGGCCGAGTACCAAGGCATTTATGAAAATATTGGTTACCCCTGTTATTCGGTTTCTGCACTTAAGGGCACAAACATCCCTTTGATCGAATCTTTGTTAAAAGACAAGACGACTTTATTTTCAGGACATTCAGGTGTAGGAAAATCGAGCCTGATCAATGCCTTATTGCCCGGGCACAGCATTAAAACAGGTGAAATTTCGGGATCCAGTGATAAAGGGCAGCATACCACTACTTTTGCCGAAATGCATGCCTTACCTTTTGGTGGTTACCTGATTGATACCCCGGGCATACGTGAACTGGGTATATTTGACATCAGACCTGAGGAACTCGGACATTATTTCAGGGAAATGAGGGATTTGATGCACCAATGTAAGTTTAACAATTGCCGGCATGTAAACGAGCCTGGCTGTGCCGTAATTAAAGCTGTAGAAAGTGGGGAAATAGAACTGAGCAGATACGAAAGTTACCTGAGTATTTATCATGGTAACGAAACCAGGGCTTAAACATGAGGGCAGTTATTCAAAGAGTTGTTGCAGCCAGCTGCCAAGTGGATGAAAATATTACAGGCAGCATTGACAATGGTTTTTTGGTATTGCTGGGTATTGAGGATGCAGATACAGCAGCAGACCTGGTATGGCTGGCACAAAAGATTGCTGCCATGCGTGTATTTGGAGATGAAAACGGTTTGATGAATAAGGCGCTGGCAGATATTGACGGGAATATTCTGCTGGTCAGTCAGTTTACCTTATTTGCGGCTACAAAGAAAGGAAACAGGCCTGGATTTACCCGGGCTGCCAGACCAGAAAAAGCAATCCCATTATATGAAAGCATGGTCAAAGAACTTTCCAGGCTATTGGGAAAAGCGGTACAGACCGGCATTTTTGGGGCAGACATGAAGATCAGCCTGGTTAATGATGGCCCGGTAACGATAATTATTGATACAAAAAACAAGGAATAATGACCATAAAAGAAGCACAGGAAGCGGTTGATCAATGGATAGCTACTACCGGCATCCGTTATTTTAATGAGCTGACCAATACAGCCATCCTGATGGAAGAGGTTGGTGAAGTCGCCCGGATCATGTCGCGTAAATACGGAGAACAATCGTTTAAAAAGAGTGATGAAGCCGTTGACCTGGGGGATGAAATGGCAGATGTACTGTTTGTACTGATCTGCCTGGCCAACCAGACAGGTATTGACCTGACCGCTGCTTTGGAGAAGAACCTGGTTAAAAAAAGCATCAGGGATGCGGAAAGGCATAAAAATAATGAGAAGCTACAAAAAAAGCAGGGTTTACATTGACCCTGCTTTTTTTGTAGCGGAAATTTTCCGGTCCTTCATCGGGAAAGGTTTCCCGGATTTGGGGGAGTGATCTGTTTTTCCTTTTAATCTTTAGAAAGTGCTGCCTTAATCTTAACCGCCGCCTCTGCAAGTTCTTCCTGCGTCGGTTGCAGCTTTGCCCTACTAAAATTCATATCACTTACATTATTCATTGGAATGAGATGGATATGCACATGTGGTACTTCCAGGCCAATTACGGCAACGCCCACTTTTTTACATGGAAAAGCTTCCTTTAAACCTGTCGCCACAATTTTAGCAAACAAGGTTAACCCGAAATAGCTTTCTTCATCCATATCGAAGATATAATCGATCTCCTTTTTGGGGATCACCAGCACGTGCCCCATCACCAATGGGCTCACATCCAAAAATGCCAGAAATTCTGTAGTTTCTGCTACAATATGTGCGGGTATTTCACCGCTTACTATTTTTGAAAAGATACTGGCCATATTTTTTTATCTGCTGATCTCTAAAATTTCAAATTCCATTTTCCCTGCGGGCACTTCAATCTCTGTGGTATCACCAACAGATTTACCCAATAATCCTTTTGCAATAGGTGATTTTACGGAGATTTTTCCGGTTTTAAGATCGGCCTCAGATTCAGCTACCAACTGGTATGACATCGTAGCACCATTTTTAACATTTTTGATCTTTACGATAGAAAGTGCAAGTACCTTTGATGTATCCAATTTGGATTCATCTATCAACCGGGCAGTAGAAAGTGTAGCTTCCATTTTGGCAATTTTTGCCTCGTGCAGGCCTTGCGCCTCTTTTGCAGCATCATACTCAGCGTTCTCAGAAAGATCACCTTTATCTCTCGCCTCAGCTATCGCCCTTGAAATCAGCTGCCTGCCAGTAGTTTTTAAATACTGCAGTTCTTCTTTCAGTTTATCTAAACCATCTTGGGTATAATATGTTACCTCTGTCATAGCTCGTTTATTTTTTTGTAAATCCTCTAAAAAACAAACAAGACTACATCGGTTTTTAAGCCTACATAGTCTTGCTTCAATTGAAACGAAGATAACAGGGAGTTAGCATAAAAGCAAATTTTTAAGATTATTTTAACTTTCATTTACAATACGCCCTGTTCATGCTTTCAGATGTCCTTTAACTTTTCTGCCAGAACTTCTGAAATCTTACGGTAAGAATCGAATGTCCAGCCACCAACATGAGGTGTTAACACAACCTTTTCAGCTAATTTAAGCGCATTATACCATTCCTGATTGCTTAATGCCGGAAATTTTTCTACCTCCAGTACATCCAGCCCCGCACCGAGTATCTTACCCTGGGCTATCGCTTTTAAAACGGCTTCGGTGCTAACCACCTCGCCCCTGGCGGTATTGATAAAAAACAGGGGTTTACGAAAATGGAACAGGTATTCTTCATTTACCATTTGCCTTGTTTCGGGGGTTAAAGGAATATGCAGGCTCAGCACATCACTTTGCTTTACAATTTCTTCCATGCTGACCTCCCTGGCATAGGCATCACTAAAACCCGTTTTATATTTATCATAAGCAATGACATGGACATCAAAGCCGGAAAGCTTTTTAGCGAAGCTTTTGCCCATAAATCCATAACCGATAATCCCAACTGTTTTACCCTTTAGTTCATATCCGCGGTTACCTTCTCTATCCCACACACCCTTACGCACTTCTGTATCAGCATTCCGAAAATTGTTCATGAGCGCCAGCAACATGCCAATAGCATGTTCTCCTACAGCATCCATATTGCCTTCGGGGGCATTCAGTAATTTGATCCCCTTTAATTTGGCAAAGGCCTCATCAATATTATCCAGTCCTGCCCCTGCCCTTGCAATGAATTTCAGGTTTGGGGCTGCTTCCATTAATTCTTTATCTATTAAAAATTTGGTGCGGACAGCAATCCCTTCATAATCCGCAATGATGGCCAGTGTTTCTGCCCTGGTAATCAAGGGGCGGTCATGTACATCATAACCCATTGCAGCAGCCCTTTCTTTAAATATAGGGTGCAGGTCATCAACAATTAAGATCTTTCCTTTCATCTTTCAATTTTATTTTTCGGTCGGATGGCGTTTTTTGGTTATTAAAAATAATGTTACTTTGACAACTGAGCCAGGTGAGAGGTAAGCACAATAAAATCGTTCACACTCAACTGTTCGGCTCTTTTGTCAAAAAATGGATGTTCGTCCATTTTGTCTTTGGGGATAATACCTGAAAGCGCATTTCTCAGGGTTTTTCTGCGCTGGTTAAAACCTGCTTTTACCGTGCGCCAAAATAGTTTTTCATCACAGGGTAATGTTTCAACAGCATTTCTGCTTAGCCTGATCACTCCTGAATTTACCTTTGGTGGCGGGTTAAATGTACCTGGTTTAACGGTAAACAGGTATTCTATATGATAATAGGCCTGGATCAGCACACTCAATATCCCATAATCTTTGGTCCCTTCTTTTGAAGCGCAGCGTTCTGCCACTTCCTTTTGAAACATCCCAACCATTTCTACAACACTGGACCTGTTTTCGAGAATTTTGAACAAAATCTGGGAAGATATATTGTACGGAAAATTGCCAATAATAGCATATTTATCCTTAAATATATCCGACAGGTTTAAGGCTAGAAAGTCGCCATTTATCAACCTGCTCCCAAGTTGGGGATATTTTTGCTGCAAAAAATGATAGGACTCTACATCAATATCTATCAAATAGGTTTCCAGATCTTTTCGCTCCAGTAACAGATCAGACAAAATACCCATGCCAGGCCCAACTTCAAGTACCTGTTTGTATTTATCGGTATGAACAAGGCCATTTACGATTTTGGCCGCAATGTTTTTATCGGTTAAAAAATGTTGCCCCAAATGCTTTTTTGCCCTAACCAAACTCATGTTGTTCTCCCTTAAAAAGCTGTAAAAATATTAAAGTTTTATGAGTATCGGACTAACATTAAGGTGAAATTCTGTAATTTGCGCCAAATTTCTATTCAGGCATGAGCAATAAAATTAAAATTGGGATAAGCATAGGCGATATAAACGGCATCGGATTAGAAGTAATTTTGAAGGCCTTGTCGCACAACAGCATACTTGATTACTGTACACCAATAGTTTACGGGCATACAAAAGTTGCTTCTTATCATAGAAAGGCATTGGGGCTTACCGACTTCGCTTTTAATGTGATCAATGAACCGGCCACAGCAAACCCCAAAAAGCCCAACCTGATCAACTGCTGGGAGGAAGATGTCAAGATTGACCTTGGTATCTCAAACGAAACAGGCGGTAAGTATGCTTTAATATCTCTTCAAAAAGCTACCGATGCATTGGTAAAAGGAGAAATTGATGCGCTTGTTACCGCACCGATCAATAAACACAACATTCAATCGGATACTTTTAAATTTCCGGGACATACAGAATATTTACAGGAACAGAGCAACAGCAATGATGTACTGATGTTCATGATCAGCGAGGACATCCGTGTGGGTGTAGTAACGGGACACATTCCGGTTGCGGCTATTGCCCCCCACATCAGCAAAGAAAAAATTGTAAAAAAACTGATGTTGATGAACGAGAGCTTAAAGAAAGATTTCTGGATAGAAAAACCAAAAATTGCAGTACTTGGCTTAAATCCGCATGCCGGAGATAACGGCCTGTTAGGTAAAGAGGAGGAAAACATAATTGTACCTGCGATACAGGAGGCCTTTGATAAAGGCATAATTTGTTTTGGGCCATATCCTGCAGATGGTTTTTTTGGAAACGGCAGCTACAAACAGTTTGATGCAGTATTGGCGATGTACCATGATCAGGGACTGATCCCGTTTAAGACCATTGCTTTTGGCACCGGGGTTAACTTCTCTGCCGGACTAAAAATTGTACGTACCTCACCTGACCATGGTACCGGTTATGACATTGCTGGTAAAAATCTTGCAGATCCCTCTTCGTTTATTGAAGCCGTATTTGCAGCTACACATATAGTTAAGAACAGAAGAGAACAGGAAGCCTTACTTGGCAATCAATTAAGAAGCGGTGGAAAAATTATTGAAACTCCCGCCGATATGAAGGACGACGCGAATTAAAAAAGAATTTGCACTGAATAAAAATAATCCCTACATTTGCGGGCTAAAATTTTGTTACAATTGAAACCATTAAAACAATTTTCAATCCCATTTACAGGCTTAAAAATTGGCAAACATCAGTTTGATTTTGAGATTGATAACAGCTTTTTTGATGCTTTTGAATACTCTTTGGTTAAAAAGGGGAACTTAAAAGCAGAAGTTGAGCTAGACAAACAGGAAACAATGTTAATACTACATTTCCGCATTAGCGGTACCATAGTATTGGACTGCGATAAATGTTTAGCTGAATTTGGGGCACCGATAAATATACAGGAAAGGCAGATTGTAAAATTTGCTGAAGATGAGCTGGAAAGCGATGATCTGGAGATCATTGTACTGAGTAAAAAAGAAAGTGAGATTGACATCTCTGAACTGATTTACGAATTCATCACGGTATCGGTACCTTATATAAAGATATGTGAAGAGAACGGCACTGGAGTAAAATGCGACCAGGAGATGATTGCAAGACTGGAAAGTTTAGCGGTTGGATCAAAACAGGAAGAAGAAGAACAAAATGACGACCCAAGGTGGGCAGCGTTAAAGAAATTAAAATAATAATTAAATAAATCAGCAATGGCACATCCAAAACGTAAAGTTTCTAAGAGCAGAAGAGATAAGAGAAGAACTCACTATAAAGCAGAAGCTCCTTCTTTAGCTACTTGTCAGACAACAGGTGCGATACACATTCCTCACCGCGCTTATAACGTTGATGGTAACTTATACTACAACGGTAAATTGGTTATTGAAAACACCTCAATAGGTTAATTTTCTTGAAAAATAGTTTGTGTTTTAAGTGTCCTATAGTTTAACTTAGAGGCCTTAAAAAAGCGGCAATTTTGCCTGGTACACAAACTGATTTTACTATGAAAATAGGTCTCGATATAATGGGCGGAGACTATGCTCCTAAAGCAAATGTTTTAGGAGCAATAGCAGCTCATCCATTGTTATCCCCGAAGGAGCATCTG comes from the Pedobacter heparinus DSM 2366 genome and includes:
- the greA gene encoding transcription elongation factor GreA is translated as MTEVTYYTQDGLDKLKEELQYLKTTGRQLISRAIAEARDKGDLSENAEYDAAKEAQGLHEAKIAKMEATLSTARLIDESKLDTSKVLALSIVKIKNVKNGATMSYQLVAESEADLKTGKISVKSPIAKGLLGKSVGDTTEIEVPAGKMEFEILEISR
- the pdxA gene encoding 4-hydroxythreonine-4-phosphate dehydrogenase PdxA, with the translated sequence MSNKIKIGISIGDINGIGLEVILKALSHNSILDYCTPIVYGHTKVASYHRKALGLTDFAFNVINEPATANPKKPNLINCWEEDVKIDLGISNETGGKYALISLQKATDALVKGEIDALVTAPINKHNIQSDTFKFPGHTEYLQEQSNSNDVLMFMISEDIRVGVVTGHIPVAAIAPHISKEKIVKKLMLMNESLKKDFWIEKPKIAVLGLNPHAGDNGLLGKEEENIIVPAIQEAFDKGIICFGPYPADGFFGNGSYKQFDAVLAMYHDQGLIPFKTIAFGTGVNFSAGLKIVRTSPDHGTGYDIAGKNLADPSSFIEAVFAATHIVKNRREQEALLGNQLRSGGKIIETPADMKDDAN
- the dtd gene encoding D-aminoacyl-tRNA deacylase, yielding MRAVIQRVVAASCQVDENITGSIDNGFLVLLGIEDADTAADLVWLAQKIAAMRVFGDENGLMNKALADIDGNILLVSQFTLFAATKKGNRPGFTRAARPEKAIPLYESMVKELSRLLGKAVQTGIFGADMKISLVNDGPVTIIIDTKNKE
- a CDS encoding nucleotide pyrophosphohydrolase, giving the protein MTIKEAQEAVDQWIATTGIRYFNELTNTAILMEEVGEVARIMSRKYGEQSFKKSDEAVDLGDEMADVLFVLICLANQTGIDLTAALEKNLVKKSIRDAERHKNNEKLQKKQGLH
- a CDS encoding HIT family protein; this encodes MASIFSKIVSGEIPAHIVAETTEFLAFLDVSPLVMGHVLVIPKKEIDYIFDMDEESYFGLTLFAKIVATGLKEAFPCKKVGVAVIGLEVPHVHIHLIPMNNVSDMNFSRAKLQPTQEELAEAAVKIKAALSKD
- the rsmA gene encoding 16S rRNA (adenine(1518)-N(6)/adenine(1519)-N(6))-dimethyltransferase RsmA, which gives rise to MSLVRAKKHLGQHFLTDKNIAAKIVNGLVHTDKYKQVLEVGPGMGILSDLLLERKDLETYLIDIDVESYHFLQQKYPQLGSRLINGDFLALNLSDIFKDKYAIIGNFPYNISSQILFKILENRSSVVEMVGMFQKEVAERCASKEGTKDYGILSVLIQAYYHIEYLFTVKPGTFNPPPKVNSGVIRLSRNAVETLPCDEKLFWRTVKAGFNQRRKTLRNALSGIIPKDKMDEHPFFDKRAEQLSVNDFIVLTSHLAQLSK
- the rpmF gene encoding 50S ribosomal protein L32, encoding MAHPKRKVSKSRRDKRRTHYKAEAPSLATCQTTGAIHIPHRAYNVDGNLYYNGKLVIENTSIG
- the rsgA gene encoding ribosome small subunit-dependent GTPase A — encoded protein: MQGLVIKSTGSWYQVHAENGLDYDCRIKGKFRIQGIQTTNPVAVGDRVEFELEPNSDNGIINKLYDRRNYIIRKSINLSKQAQIIAANMDQAFLVVTLASPRTSLGFIDRFLATAEAYDIPAMLIFNKLDLFHEEGLEILAEYQGIYENIGYPCYSVSALKGTNIPLIESLLKDKTTLFSGHSGVGKSSLINALLPGHSIKTGEISGSSDKGQHTTTFAEMHALPFGGYLIDTPGIRELGIFDIRPEELGHYFREMRDLMHQCKFNNCRHVNEPGCAVIKAVESGEIELSRYESYLSIYHGNETRA
- a CDS encoding YceD family protein — its product is MKPLKQFSIPFTGLKIGKHQFDFEIDNSFFDAFEYSLVKKGNLKAEVELDKQETMLILHFRISGTIVLDCDKCLAEFGAPINIQERQIVKFAEDELESDDLEIIVLSKKESEIDISELIYEFITVSVPYIKICEENGTGVKCDQEMIARLESLAVGSKQEEEEQNDDPRWAALKKLK
- a CDS encoding 2-hydroxyacid dehydrogenase, which produces MKGKILIVDDLHPIFKERAAAMGYDVHDRPLITRAETLAIIADYEGIAVRTKFLIDKELMEAAPNLKFIARAGAGLDNIDEAFAKLKGIKLLNAPEGNMDAVGEHAIGMLLALMNNFRNADTEVRKGVWDREGNRGYELKGKTVGIIGYGFMGKSFAKKLSGFDVHVIAYDKYKTGFSDAYAREVSMEEIVKQSDVLSLHIPLTPETRQMVNEEYLFHFRKPLFFINTARGEVVSTEAVLKAIAQGKILGAGLDVLEVEKFPALSNQEWYNALKLAEKVVLTPHVGGWTFDSYRKISEVLAEKLKDI